ACAACATATTCTTATGTGCAAATTTGTTCTTCATGTGAACAAGTCATGTTAACATAGTCAGTCCCCTACCAAGAAATTTTTATTTCTCGATTTGTAATCAACAAGATAAGTGAAACTTGACATAACAAAAaggaatgcttcaaaaaaaaaaggaatattcCATTAGCGTGTAGATATTATCCATAGATTTTTTTCTCCATGTGGAAATTTCTTTCATACTTTATAGTTGTAGATATTTCCTAGTTTCTAGCTGCAGATATTTCCTGCCAGTGTaacacattcattcaagttaacctgTTAGTTTTAAACACAAACATTTAAAAAATGGCAGTGACACAGATGTTAGTTAACAAAAGTTAAGTTTCCTGAACACTcgaaaaagattaagaagataaaGATGTCTATGAGAACACTATTCGATCCTTGGGCCAtgagataatacttccaacaacagCATTAACATAATTGAACTTTGAAGTCGGCTTGTAGACATGAGAACCAACCATATGAGCAGTCATCACACGCACAGTGTAGGCTCCAAACCCTATTGGGTTCCCATGTATGAACTGGGAAGGATCCGTTTCACTAATTTCCGCATCATCCACCACCTCTCCATCCTTGTACCAACTTAGTAACTGGCAAGCTGTAAATTTCTCTGGCACTTGCACCTCATTTGGTCTACTAAGAGGACTGGGACTGTAAGTAGTTAAGGCTTTTTCATGGCAGGGAACAACTCTGCTAGTGCTAGCCTGGTTGTTGCTTGCAACTGGAGTACTGGCCATGTGATAGTGTGGGACTTCATCGCAGACACATTTCGAGCTCCtttcctataaaaaaaaaattcggcAGTATTAGGGGCACAATCATGTATGAATTAATGAACTATAAAAAGAATACCAAAAACCAAGCCGTTAGCAAGATAAATTTTCACCTCTAACATCATAAGTCGATCATTCATTGCTCTACAGGTTTCCTGACACTCTTTAATGATCAGATTAAAGTGGGTATTGGTTGTAATCTTTTTACATGTCACTCTAAACCCCATTCCTTTAAGTCTTGCCCCTATAACTTCACAAAGAGCCTTTGTAAGAAGATCATCTGTCACGGAAGATCCACAATCAGTACCAACAGACGCTTGAGCTAAATCAATTTTTTTCTGTACAAATGTGAAACACATAAGATATTTTCGCATTATTGAAGTACACATAAATTCaaaaaaggaagaagagaagATTTCTCACAAAAGCCTCTAGAACACTAGGATTTGGGTCCCTTCCGTCACACTGTTTGTGACCCTCTTTCCATAAATCAGCTATATCAATCTCTTCAGTTGTGTTCAGATGTTTTTGCTGCAAAGAAATGTGAATCCCACTTAGTTAACATATTCCACAAATTATACATACACAACTTACATCGGAATTCATGTTATGCATGACAAACTTTATAATTGGTGACAACATCCTATCTTGGGCATTGTTCATAAGAAAATAAAGCTCAAACTAGCAAACAGATGCAAtacataaaattaaaaataacaaaGCATACCATATCCACCTCCAGTTCGGGGTAACCTTTTTCGATTAATCGTGCGAGGGGTGGTATGCTTCGAACGAACTTCTTGCATTTTAAGTCTATTGACCTACAAAGGGAAATAGAGCAATCAATAGACACATTTCAAAAATTTCAAGCTTCAAATATAGTCATTCATTTTGTTAGAAACACTTACTTTGAATTCAGCTGAGTTTGCACGTTTCACAAACATTTTCCACTCACTGACAGTCATGCTTGTGGGCATTAGCTTTGCAATCATTTTCTCTCTTTCTTCCCCTTGTAAGCCTCGAGTACCAAACCGGCTTTCCTAGATCGAGTTTCTTTGATATATCTCCCATTTGGCAaaatagtagtcttggaaaagTTCAGGCACAATGAACCGTTGCTGCAAATAAACGTAAATCATTTTAATTAGAACCTGCTATGAGCTAAAGAGTTTTCGACTAATGGAAAGAGTTGAAGAGTTGAGAATCGTTATAATTACCTCGACTATTTTCCATATGTTGGCCTTAGCCTCATGAGGAACAACTCTCCAATCCTTGAATGTTAACGGAATGTTTCGGAGAACTAACACCCCTAGACAACTGGCTAGATGCATAGAAGGATCACCAACAGTCTGTTCTTTAAAGTCGAAGAGAACTTTGCTTTTTGGATTTGTATTACCCAACTTCAGGGCATGCATCTGTGTTGGTCTACATGGAACAAACTTTCttttcttcgttggttccacaaccttatcttcatcagaatcaacaTCAAGCTCTTCCTCTTGCACATCTTTATTGGGCTGTAAtatttcatcctcttcttcctcttcaaaatcTGAAAGATTGTCATTTGGATTCCTGAGTTGAAAGCCTCGACATGGGCCAGTGCTTGTGTCCAAATTCCGCTTTACTTTCTTCCGCCCCTCTTTGGAATTTCCAGCATCTTTTTTAGACTTTATAGATGTCAACACAGTCGTCCTCTTAGAAGCTAGTGTCTTTCGAGATAATGAAGTTAGTATAGAAGTTCCAGGTTGTCGATGCCATGGAGTCTGTGAATTTGGTTTTGCGGACTCTTTCAACCTTGTTGATGATCGACTCTGACAAGTATTTGCACCAGTTGGTTCTGCAGACTGTTTGAACCTTGGTGATTCTGCGGTATTCTTTCTCGGTGTTCGGTACTTTGAAGAAAGTGAAGCACTTTCAGGTGGAGATGAATTATCAGGTTGGGACTGTTgactctttgatttcttcttcatctgcaacaATCATAACTTAGTTAAAATGAGAAGGTAGAGAAATTTGTTCTGTTAATACAATGAAATTGAGATTAATATAATTTTCTTTGGCTTCTCTTAAACATAGCCCACACATTAATTAACCATAACCCAAAAAGTTTAAGTTACAATGAAAGACAAAAGTTAAAATGAAAAACCAAACAACTTTTAATTTTCTACTAACAATCCAATTTCAATATCCTTTTTACTCAAAatcaacataaaccctaatttatttTGTTTATCTTACTTAAAATTGATTATCATTAAGTTTAGTATTCTCTTAAATTGAACATTTATTTATAAACCCTAATCCTTACTTTTCCTCACAAAATAAATTCTAACTCTTAATAAATGGGCTACGGTTAATAAATGTGTGGGCTACATTTGAGAGGAGCCTTTTCTTTTCtatgaaaagaaccaaaaccgttGTTCTTATTTCCTTCTACTAAGTACAAAATCATGCCATTCAAGCTCCAATTTAAGGTTAACAGCATGTAAAAAAAACCAACATCAAAACAAAAAGaactaaaattaaaacaaaattgtatgttataaaaaaatatgataaaaaaactaaacaaaaataaaataaaaaatccgtAAAATTGCATTTTCATATCCCAAACCCTAGACTAGAACAAGAAACTCAACTTAACCAAATGAAATCAGAGAACGAAGGGTATGAAAGATTAATTTTTACCAAAATTTTGAGGGTTGCAAACAGATCTGAGTTTTCTGATGAGGGTTGCGATAGATCTGAGGTTTAAAAGATTTTTTGTAGATTGGGTCAGAGAGTTCGTAGAGAGTTTCCCAGATGAGAGGATTTGAGtttgtagaggattttgattttttgattttctgAGATGCAAAAGAGTTAGAGTTGCAGAGAGTTTTTCTCTTTCTGAGATGAGAAAGAGTTTGAGTTGAATGGAGAAAGAACGGAGGGAGACCAAACATTTTGTGTGGTCCTCAaaaaaaaattcgaaaattgGAAGAGGTGACACGTTGCAAAACTTTGTGAGGGATTTTTGGGCGGGATGTTTGGGTGGAAAATATAGAATCCGCATGATAGGGCTTTAGAGTCGTTAGATTAGATTTTATGCAATCTGATTGGTTAAGAGAATAGGTTACAGATTGACAAATGTGTTTCTTCGATTCATTCGGGTATTTCATCAAATTTATGAGTTATTCCAATGTTATCGTGCAATACGAAATGACGCAAATCGAACTCATTTGGGTACACTTTTAAGGGTTGTCACCATCCACAACCTTTATAAGGGTTGCCGTGGAGGCATAAACGGAATTCTGTTGGTTTTTTCTCGCTTGTGCCCAACTTCCCTAACTTATactgaattcttcatcactattcACATACCGTAAGCTGAGTCCCGTACCGGATAATGTTTTAGTAATAACCTTTGGCTTTCTAATTTCCAAAAACCCATTAGGTCTAATATAAAATCGATAACGAGCTTCCTTTGCCTATCCAAGGCCAAGTTTGACATGTTTTAGCTTTATCCATCCCTTGCTCTGCTCCGCTTTAACTTGGAAACATTAAAATCAATTTTTGCAAAAAACGGAAGGTAATACGAGGAGTTTTTagcttgattttgtttttctattttttttttgattttgcaaATCGATTCATTCGGGTATTTCATCAAATTTATGAGTTATTCCAATGTTCTCGTGCAATACGAAATGACACAAATCGAACTCATTCGGGTACACTTTTAAGGGTTGTCACCATCCACAACCTTTATAAGGGTTGTCGTAGAGGCATAAACGGAATTCTGTCTGTTTTTTCTCGCTTGTGCCCAACTTCCCTCACTTAtgctgaattcttcatcactattcATATACCGTAAGCTGAGTCCCGTACCGGATAATGTTTTAGCAGCAATATCTGGATTTATAATTTCAAAAACCCATTAGGTCTAATATAAAATCGATACCGAGAGGGCTTTACCTATCCAAGGCCAAGTTTTGCATGTTTTAGATTTATCCATCCTTTGCTCTGCTCCGCTTTCATTTGGAAACAATACAATCAAGTTTTGCATAAAACGGAAGGTAATACGAGGAGTTTttagcttgatttttttttctatttttttcgaTTTTGCAAATCGATTCATTCGGGTACTTTTAAGGGTTGTCACCATCCACAACCTTTATAAGGGTTCTCGTAGAGGCATAAACGAAATTCTGTTGGTTTTTTCTCGCTTGTGCCCAACTTCCCTCACTTAtgctgaattcttcatcactattcACATACCGTAAGCTGAGTCCCGTACCGGATAATGTTTTTGCAGCAACCTCTGGCTTTCTAATTTCCAAAAACCCATTAGGTGTAATATAAAATCGATACCGAGGTGGCTTTGCCTATCCAAGGCCAAGTTTTGCATGTTTTAGATTTATCCATCCCTTGCTCTGCTCCACTTTCACATGGAAACAGTAAAATCAAGTTTTGCGTAAAACGGAAGGTAATACGACGAGTTTttagcttgatttttttttccatttttttcgaTTTTGCAAATCGATTCATTCGGGTATTTCATCAAATTTATGAGATATTCCAATGATCTCGTGCAATAAAAAATAACGCAAATCGAACTCATTCGGGTACACTTTTAAGGGTTGTCAGCATCCACATCCTTTATAAGGGTTGTCGTGGAGACATAAACGGAATTTGTTGGTTTTTTCTCGCTTGTGCCCAACTTCCCTCACTTAtgttgaattcttcatcactattaCCATACGTAAGCTGAGTCCCGTACCGGAT
This genomic stretch from Papaver somniferum cultivar HN1 chromosome 5, ASM357369v1, whole genome shotgun sequence harbors:
- the LOC113278325 gene encoding uncharacterized protein LOC113278325; amino-acid sequence: MGFRVTCKKITTNTHFNLIIKECQETCRAMNDRLMMLEERSSKCVCDEVPHYHMASTPVASNNQASTSRVVPCHEKALTTYSPSPLSRPNEVQVPEKFTACQLLSWYKDGEVVDDAEISETDPSQFIHGNPIGFGAYTVRVMTAHMVGSHVYKPTSKFNYVNAVVGSIISWPKDRIVFS